Within the Candidatus Syntrophosphaera sp. genome, the region GGGGGGGGGGGGGGGGGGGGGGGATGTTTTATCATTGCCGATATCTCACCGGTGTCACGGCATTCCGCTCCTTGTCCCGCAGACTCGCTGCGCTCCTTTGCGTTCCTGCGTCACTCCATACCGTGTTAATGCACTTTCGTCCTCCGGACTGGCTCGGTGGTCGATTACCCTCTCATCCCCCGGTGTCACGGCATTCCGCTCCTTGTCCCGCAGACTCGCTGCGCTCCTTTGCGTTCCCGCGTCACTCCATACCGTGTTAATGCACTTTCGTCCTCCGGACTGGCTCGGTGGTCGATTACCCTCTCATCCCCCGGTGTCTCGGCATTCCGTTCCTTGTCCCGCAGACTCGCTGCGCTCCTTTGCGTTCCCGCGTCACTCCATACCGTGCTAATGCAATTTCGTCCTCCGGACTGGCTCGGTGGTCGATTACCCTCTCATCCCCCGGTGTCACGGCATTCCGCTCCTTGTCCCGCAGACTCGCTGCGCTCCTTTGCGTTCCTGCGTCACTCCATACCGTGCTAATGCACTTTCGTCCTCCGGACTTTTCACGGACAGCCCCTAAACTCGAATCCAACCCTCTCTCCCCCAGCCACATAAGTTTCCCCGCGACCACCGTTACCCTATATGCTTAACAGGATGTATCCGGAATCCCACCCTGAAAAAACATGGGTAACCCTATGTATATGGGAGTGGTTTTGGAAAATCCCAAATCTGAAAAAACATGGGTAACCCTATGTATATGGGAGTGGTTTTTCAAGTTCCATCGAACGGCCAAATCATTCATGGGTTGTTTTGTTCAATCCGTAAATCCGCTTAATCCGTTAATCTGTATGAAATTCTCTTTTACTATGCGAGAACCCGCGGAAAACAAAAAAGGGTAACCCACTATATATGGAATGGAAGTAAATGTTCCGGCTGCACTATAAAAAACAACAAGGAGGAAAAGTTGATAATTAACAAAAACCAGCCTCTGTCCCGCTTCGAGGAAAGCGGCGGGGGCTCCGGGTCCGGGCCGGGATCCGGAACCGGAAAGACCGAATCTCCCGGAGGCCTGGAACCGGCCCAGGCTTCCCCGGACCACAGTGGATCCAGTGAATTGCTCGAGCTCTTCGGCAAACAGAGCTCCGTGCCCCTGGATTCCAAACGGCTGCCCGGCTGGCTGCAGGACTACCTGATGATCACCACCAGGTACACCGACGCCCGCCCCGGGCTCTTGCTAACCGCGTTTCTGCCTTTCTGCGCGGTCAATCTGGGCAACCGCGTCTTCATGACCAACAACGGCCTGCCCATCTATCCCAACATCTGGAGCTGCCTGATCGGCAGAAGCAGCATCAGCCGCAAGACCACGGCCCTGCGCTTCGCCGAACGCAGCATCCGCGAATATGAGGAAAGCCTGGAGAACGGCCCCCTGGCGGAATACGAGCGCAAAACCCTCGTCATGAACGGGATCACGGTCGCCAAACTCTTCCGCTACCTGGCCGAAAACCCCTGCCGCCTCTTCCTCCATCAGGAACTGGCCGCCTGGCTCGGAGAGATGAACAAGCACTACAACCAGAACTACCGTCACGAGGTCACAAAGCTCTTTGACGGGGTAAACACCACCTTCACGAACCTGGAGCGCACGGACCGCGTCCGCAAGCCCGCTCTCTCCGTCGCCGGAGCCACCACCGAAGGCTGGCTCTACAAAAACCTCCGCGACGGCCCGGACCAGCTCAGCGGATTCCTCCAGCGCATGATCTACTACGTCGTCAAAAACATCAGCCTGGACGAGATCGACCTCATCTACCGCGATGACGGCGACCTCGATGATGGGCTCGCCTTCTTCGAAAACAACCTCTTCCGCTTCTGGCGCGACATTCCCGGCTGTTTCCAGCTCCGCCTCTCAGACCAGGCCAGGGAATTCCGCAACGCCGAATATGAGAAGATCTACCACCACTACTTCAAAAAAGACAACGAAGCCCTGATGAGCTATTTCTCGCGCATCTACGACGGCTACTGGTTCAAATTCTGCATCCTCTTCACCCTGATGTGGAAGTCCGAGGAGTTTTCCACTGCCCTCAGCCGCGGAAACTGCGCGGATTTCTTCGCCAGGGAGCGCGTGGAACTCTCCGCCGCCACCCAGGCCATGTACCTTTGCGGGTTCTACATGGAAAACACCCGACCCTTCCTCGCCATCATGGAAGAAGAGGACAAACTGGCCGGCGAACGCAGGCTCCTCGACCTCCTGATCAACAAATACGGAGGAAGCGCCGGGCACACCCAGCTCATGAACGGCGCCCACATGAAGAAACGCGAGTTCATGGACATCATCGAAAACCTCATCGAACGCGGCGCCGTGAGGGTGGAGACCCAGAAAACCCGCAACCATCCAAGCGCGAAGCTCTACGTGGTCGCGCCCGTGTTGATGGAGTCATTCAGTACCTTCAGATCAGAAGAGTAAACCAGACCGGGGGATGGATCTCCATCCCCCTTTTCATTTTTAGGGAAGACCAGCCCCAGGACCGAACAACAAAACACCACCGAACCCCAAAGGCTTGGGGCTTGGTTTTTTATTGCAGGACAGTGGTTTAGGAGACAAAACACCAAAAAATGGGCTTCTAACACCCCCCGCCAGGCTAAGAGCTGTCTCTCGAGTATGCTATAACATATATACATATATAGCATATAGTTATATATTTTATATTATTATATAGTTTTGTTTTTATATATACTTTATATCTTATCTCTACCCTTATCCTGCATTCCTTCCCTCAGGATCGCTCTCCTGGATTCCGGATCGAATCCTGCTGCCCTGATCCCCATTCTCCGGAGGGGGGTGTTAAAGACCCTTTTTTTGGGGTTTTGTCTCGTATCTTGCTGTGCCACAACGAGAAACCAAGCCCCAAGCCTTTGGGGTTCGGTGGTGTTTTGTTGTTTGGTCTATCTAATTGATTGTCCCCCAATGGGTAGCAAAACCACAGGCCATTTTGAACCATCCCATGGCTTGTGGTTCGGACTGGGGTTCGGACCCTCTCGATATCCATATCTTACCTGTTTCCTTCCCCTTTCCTGATCCGTCTGCCACTCATT harbors:
- a CDS encoding DUF3987 domain-containing protein; translation: MIINKNQPLSRFEESGGGSGSGPGSGTGKTESPGGLEPAQASPDHSGSSELLELFGKQSSVPLDSKRLPGWLQDYLMITTRYTDARPGLLLTAFLPFCAVNLGNRVFMTNNGLPIYPNIWSCLIGRSSISRKTTALRFAERSIREYEESLENGPLAEYERKTLVMNGITVAKLFRYLAENPCRLFLHQELAAWLGEMNKHYNQNYRHEVTKLFDGVNTTFTNLERTDRVRKPALSVAGATTEGWLYKNLRDGPDQLSGFLQRMIYYVVKNISLDEIDLIYRDDGDLDDGLAFFENNLFRFWRDIPGCFQLRLSDQAREFRNAEYEKIYHHYFKKDNEALMSYFSRIYDGYWFKFCILFTLMWKSEEFSTALSRGNCADFFARERVELSAATQAMYLCGFYMENTRPFLAIMEEEDKLAGERRLLDLLINKYGGSAGHTQLMNGAHMKKREFMDIIENLIERGAVRVETQKTRNHPSAKLYVVAPVLMESFSTFRSEE